The Borrelia sp. HM sequence TTTATTCTGATCATGGTATAAGAGAATATTTAAATAAGCAAAAATATGTTTTAAGACCAAATAATTTTTCAGATTTACTTGAAGGGCATGGGTATTGTATTTTGAATGTTAAGAATGATCAAGTTGCTGTTATAAATGTTCAAGGGTTTTTAGGAATGACTTTCATTGTTAAAAATCCCTTTGAAAATATAAAAAAAGTTGTGAACATGATTAAGAGCAAGGTTAAGACTATTTTTGTTGATTTTCATGCTGAGAGTAATTATGAGAAAGAAAGTTTTGGATATTTTTTGAATGGGTTGGTAACAGGAGTTGTTGGTACTCATACACATATAATGACTCAAGATGAAAGAATTTTAGATAAAGGGACAGCTTATATTAGTGATCTTGGGATGACTGGTAGTTTAAATTCTGTCATAGGATTTAATCCTGAAATTTCTCTTAAAGGATTACTTGAACACGTAGCGTTAAGAACTGAAACCGTTGAAGAGGATGTCATTATACAAGGAGTTGTTATTACTTCTCATTTAAAGACGGGGCGTGCTCTTAAAATTGAAAGAATACAGAAATAATTTATTAAATATTCTTTGCAAGAGTTATCCCAATTTTACACGAAAGGAATTAACGGTTCTAATTTTAACTGGTAAAGTATATGTTAATTCTCATAGGGAAAAAAATCCTAAAGCTTTAATTTCAAAAAACAGTAAAATACAACTAGTAGAGAATGAATCTAGGAAATTTGTTTCAAGAGGAGGAAATAAGCTTTTTGAATGCTTAGAAACATTTAATATTATAATTAAAGACAAAATTTGTGTTGATGTTGGTGCTTCAACTGGTGGTTTTACCGATTGTCTTTTACAAAATGGTGCGAGATTAGTTTATGCAGTTGATGTTGGATTTAATCAACTTGCTTATAAACTAAGAGTTGATTCTAGGGTTAGTGTTTTTGAAAAGACTAATATTTTTGATATTCATCAGTTTGATATACAGCCTGATTTAGCCGTTATTGATGTTTCTTTTAGATCTGTGGTGAGTATATGTTCAAATTTAATTGACAAACTTGCGAATAAATTGATTATTGCTCTTATTAAACCCCAATTTGAAATTAAAGGATTGGGTTTAAAGATAAAAAATTTTAATGGAATAGTTGAAAGTAAATATTTAGGTCAAATATTAGAAAAAGTAATTAAAAAATTTTATGATAACAATCTACAAGTTAAAGATATATTAAAGCTTAAAACCAAAGGACGCAAGGGAAATCAAGAATTTATGTTTTTGATTGTTAAAGATAGTTTTGTGAGTTTTGAGCAATCTCTTGCGGTTCTTAAAGATATTAATTTTAGTATTTTTTGAATCTTTTATTATCTAAAATTCCTGAGAAGTTTAAATTTAAATCTCCAAGTATTATTGGATTGTCTTCGACTTTTAAAGTTATTCCATCAATACCTTGAATTTCAATACATGTTGAAATAATTTGTCTTATCTGATTGATTATTCCTTCTATTCCAAAGCTGTTTTCATAAAACTCCTTAGATAAGTTTATGTGTGCAATTCCATCACTTATTCTTAAATTTAGGATTTTTGTATTGATAGGAATTAGACTTAAAAAATTGTTTTTAAGTTCATATTCATTAGGACCGTTAATTAGTGCTTTTAATGTTTCTTCAAGAATGTTTTTGTCATACTGAATATTTCTTTTAATACCTTGTTTTAAAAAATGGCCCTCAGAAGTGACTTTGATAAAATATAGCTTTACTGTTTTTTTATTTTTGAAGTGTTTTTGTTCTTGATATTTCAGTTCTTCGTCAATTTTTTGTATTTCAGGTGGTTTGATTAAAAATTTTTCATCGCTTAGTGTTTTAATGTTTTCACTATTTGTATTATCTAATTTTGCTTCTATTTTATTGGGTTTTGATTGAATGAATTCAAAATTTTCATTGCTCATTTGTTC is a genomic window containing:
- a CDS encoding GerMN domain-containing protein, translated to MIRKKRNSRRKKSNFGQIDIFLILFAIFLTGLCLLIIINNSLFKNIFKEQMSNENFEFIQSKPNKIEAKLDNTNSENIKTLSDEKFLIKPPEIQKIDEELKYQEQKHFKNKKTVKLYFIKVTSEGHFLKQGIKRNIQYDKNILEETLKALINGPNEYELKNNFLSLIPINTKILNLRISDGIAHINLSKEFYENSFGIEGIINQIRQIISTCIEIQGIDGITLKVEDNPIILGDLNLNFSGILDNKRFKKY
- a CDS encoding TIGR00282 family metallophosphoesterase yields the protein MQDNDVIKVLIIGDIIGDGGLKRVFFNLKGLKEKHNIDLTIVNGENSSGGFGITPEIAENLFRAGVNVITTGNHVYSDHGIREYLNKQKYVLRPNNFSDLLEGHGYCILNVKNDQVAVINVQGFLGMTFIVKNPFENIKKVVNMIKSKVKTIFVDFHAESNYEKESFGYFLNGLVTGVVGTHTHIMTQDERILDKGTAYISDLGMTGSLNSVIGFNPEISLKGLLEHVALRTETVEEDVIIQGVVITSHLKTGRALKIERIQK
- a CDS encoding TlyA family RNA methyltransferase — encoded protein: MKEYRNNLLNILCKSYPNFTRKELTVLILTGKVYVNSHREKNPKALISKNSKIQLVENESRKFVSRGGNKLFECLETFNIIIKDKICVDVGASTGGFTDCLLQNGARLVYAVDVGFNQLAYKLRVDSRVSVFEKTNIFDIHQFDIQPDLAVIDVSFRSVVSICSNLIDKLANKLIIALIKPQFEIKGLGLKIKNFNGIVESKYLGQILEKVIKKFYDNNLQVKDILKLKTKGRKGNQEFMFLIVKDSFVSFEQSLAVLKDINFSIF